One Burkholderia sp. PAMC 26561 genomic window carries:
- the gspE gene encoding type II secretion system ATPase GspE, with amino-acid sequence MSTLNLSASNVATSVPSPLAARLIPYAFARTGQILVAHQHADSIEVWISDKTSDAALAEVARNFGAVSIVRLPVDELSAAINSAYARNDGSAAQVVGEVEGEVDLSRLMQDIPEIEDLLESEDDAPIIRMINALLTQAAREQASDIHIEPFETSSVVRFRVDGTLRDVVRPKKALHGALISRIKIMAQLDIAEKRLPQDGRITLRVGGRPVDVRVSTLPTGHGERAVLRLLEKDAQRLNLETLGMARDTLVHFDKLIGRPHGIVLVTGPTGSGKTTTLYAAMSRLETATTNIMTVEDPIEYDLGGIGQTQVNERIGMTFARALRSILRQDPDIIMIGEIRDLETAQIAVQASLTGHLVLATLHTNDAASAVTRLTDMGVEPYLLASSLLGVLAQRLVRQLCPVCKEQRTENGHMHWHAVGCDKCGNSGYAGRRGVYELLLLDDAIRALIHRNASDAEILTAGRENGMRTLREDGNRWLATGATSLEEVLRVTGGD; translated from the coding sequence GTGAGTACGTTGAACCTGTCCGCATCGAATGTCGCCACGAGTGTTCCGTCGCCGCTTGCGGCCCGGCTGATTCCGTACGCGTTCGCGCGCACGGGGCAGATCCTCGTCGCGCACCAGCATGCGGACAGCATCGAGGTATGGATCAGCGATAAAACCAGCGACGCCGCACTCGCCGAAGTCGCGCGAAACTTCGGCGCTGTGTCGATCGTGCGTTTGCCGGTGGACGAGCTTTCGGCGGCGATCAACTCGGCCTACGCGCGCAACGACGGCAGCGCGGCGCAGGTCGTTGGCGAAGTGGAAGGCGAAGTCGATCTGTCGCGGTTGATGCAGGACATTCCCGAGATCGAGGATTTGCTCGAGTCGGAAGACGACGCGCCGATCATCCGCATGATCAACGCGCTGCTGACGCAGGCGGCGCGCGAACAGGCATCGGATATTCATATTGAACCGTTCGAGACGTCGTCCGTCGTGCGTTTTCGCGTCGATGGCACCTTGCGCGACGTCGTGCGCCCGAAGAAAGCACTGCATGGCGCGCTGATCTCGCGGATCAAGATCATGGCGCAACTGGACATTGCCGAAAAACGCTTGCCGCAAGACGGACGGATCACGTTGCGCGTGGGCGGCCGTCCAGTCGACGTGCGCGTATCCACCTTGCCGACCGGTCACGGCGAACGCGCGGTGCTGCGTCTGCTGGAAAAAGACGCGCAACGCCTGAACCTCGAAACGCTCGGCATGGCGCGCGATACGCTGGTGCACTTCGACAAGCTGATCGGCCGTCCGCACGGCATCGTGCTCGTAACGGGACCGACCGGTTCCGGCAAGACAACCACGCTTTACGCCGCCATGTCGCGGCTCGAGACGGCGACCACCAACATCATGACGGTGGAAGATCCTATCGAGTACGACCTGGGCGGGATCGGCCAGACGCAGGTGAACGAGCGCATCGGCATGACCTTCGCGCGTGCGTTGCGGTCCATTTTGCGGCAGGACCCGGACATCATCATGATCGGGGAAATCCGCGATCTGGAGACGGCGCAGATTGCGGTGCAGGCATCGCTCACGGGTCACCTCGTGCTCGCGACGCTGCACACGAACGACGCGGCATCGGCGGTGACACGTCTCACCGATATGGGCGTCGAACCGTATTTGCTGGCGTCGTCGCTGCTGGGCGTTCTGGCGCAGCGGCTCGTGCGCCAGTTGTGTCCGGTGTGCAAGGAACAGCGTACCGAAAACGGCCATATGCACTGGCATGCGGTCGGCTGCGATAAATGCGGCAACTCGGGATATGCAGGACGTCGCGGCGTGTACGAACTGCTGCTGCTGGACGACGCGATCCGTGCGCTGATTCACCGCAATGCATCGGATGCCGAAATTTTGACGGCCGGTCGCGAAAATGGCATGCGCACGCTGCGTGAAGACGGGAACCGATGGTTGGCGACTGGCGCGACTTCGCTGGAAGAAGTGCTGCGCGTGACGGGCGGAGATTAG
- the gspD gene encoding type II secretion system secretin GspD → MRRKRIALRRAATALLVAGLVTTQLAHAQVTLNFVNADIDQVARAIGAATGKTIIVDPRVKGQLNLVSENPVPEDQALKTLQSALRMQGFALVQDHGVLKVVPEADAKLQGVPTYIGNAPTARGDQVITQVFELHNESANNVLPVLRPLISPNNTIAAYPANNTLVVTDYADNVRRIGSIIAGIDTAAGRQVDVVTLKNANALDVAEQMSKLLDPGSIGSTDATLKVTVTADSRTNSLLLRASSSARLEAAKTLARKLDSATTQPGNMHVVTLRNADATRLAKTLRAMMGKGGDSSSSSSSGSGSSSNSGGSFGQNSGSSSSTGTNGLPPLPGGLGGSSSASSSNPMGGGGQSSDKGFGNNNNDSSSNDQPGNGMIQADTSTNSLIITASDPVYRNLRAVIDQLDARRPQVYIEALIVELSATTGANLGIQWQGALLSNSGNNGVYGGTSFGTGTSNIVDLTAAAYAAGSNPSALAGQTGLLSQGLNIGLLHKFGNFFGLGGLLQALSTSADANILSTPNLITLDNEEAKIVVGQNVPVVTGSYATPTANTGTSVSAFNTFDRRDVGVTLHVKPQITQDGILKLQLYQEDSSVDTTTTNNPGGVTINTRSIQSTILADDGEIVVLGGLMQDQYNTSNSKIPLLGDIPWIGQLFRSEQKTRTKTNLMVFLRPVIVRDQATSSQISNDRYDNLRQQQYNSISDNRIEKDRDVPVLPPAPIGPSQGGVPSKNLFDWNNMTRSPSQGGSATLPQAAPPKGQQQPLEQQYQGQPQYQGQQQPYQQPPQPQQPANVNNYAVPNNNPAPGVPLNGDAGAKP, encoded by the coding sequence ATGAGAAGAAAACGTATTGCATTGCGTCGCGCGGCGACGGCCTTGCTGGTGGCTGGTCTTGTCACTACGCAACTCGCGCACGCACAAGTGACACTCAATTTCGTCAATGCGGATATCGATCAGGTCGCGAGAGCGATCGGCGCCGCGACGGGAAAAACGATCATCGTCGACCCTCGGGTCAAAGGGCAGTTGAACCTGGTCTCGGAGAATCCGGTACCGGAGGACCAGGCCTTGAAGACGCTGCAGTCCGCATTGCGGATGCAGGGCTTCGCGCTCGTGCAGGATCACGGAGTACTGAAGGTCGTGCCGGAAGCCGATGCCAAGCTGCAGGGCGTCCCGACTTACATTGGCAACGCGCCGACCGCGCGGGGCGACCAGGTCATCACGCAGGTCTTCGAACTGCATAACGAATCGGCCAACAACGTGTTGCCGGTGTTGCGGCCGCTGATCTCGCCCAACAACACTATCGCCGCTTATCCGGCGAACAACACGCTGGTCGTGACCGATTACGCCGACAACGTGCGGCGTATCGGCAGCATCATCGCGGGTATCGATACAGCGGCGGGCCGTCAGGTCGACGTCGTCACGCTGAAGAATGCAAACGCGCTCGATGTCGCCGAGCAGATGAGCAAGCTTCTGGATCCCGGTTCGATCGGCAGCACCGACGCCACGCTGAAAGTCACCGTCACCGCCGACTCACGCACGAACTCGCTGTTGCTGCGCGCCTCCAGCAGCGCCCGGCTCGAGGCCGCGAAGACGCTTGCGCGCAAGCTCGATTCCGCGACCACGCAGCCCGGCAACATGCATGTGGTGACGCTGCGCAACGCGGACGCCACGCGGCTTGCGAAAACCTTGCGCGCAATGATGGGCAAGGGCGGCGACAGCTCGTCGTCATCTTCGTCGGGATCGGGGTCGTCGAGCAACTCTGGCGGATCGTTCGGACAGAACAGCGGTTCCAGCTCGTCAACCGGCACGAACGGCTTGCCGCCGTTGCCGGGCGGCCTGGGCGGCAGCAGCTCGGCATCGAGCAGCAACCCGATGGGCGGCGGCGGTCAGAGCAGCGACAAAGGTTTTGGCAACAACAATAACGACAGCAGCAGCAACGATCAGCCCGGAAACGGCATGATCCAGGCCGATACATCCACGAACTCGCTGATCATCACGGCGTCGGACCCGGTGTATCGCAACTTGCGCGCAGTGATCGACCAACTCGATGCACGCCGTCCGCAGGTCTATATTGAAGCGCTGATCGTGGAGCTTTCGGCCACGACGGGCGCAAACCTCGGGATTCAGTGGCAGGGCGCGCTGCTTTCGAACAGCGGAAACAACGGCGTTTACGGTGGTACGAGCTTCGGCACGGGAACGAGCAACATTGTGGACCTGACCGCCGCCGCGTACGCCGCCGGCAGCAATCCATCAGCGCTGGCAGGACAGACCGGGCTGCTTTCGCAGGGCTTGAACATCGGCTTGTTGCACAAGTTCGGCAACTTCTTCGGCCTTGGCGGTTTGCTGCAGGCGCTGTCGACATCGGCGGATGCGAACATTCTTTCCACGCCTAACCTCATCACGCTCGACAACGAGGAAGCGAAGATCGTGGTCGGCCAGAACGTTCCGGTCGTGACCGGTTCGTACGCCACGCCGACGGCGAACACGGGCACGTCGGTGTCCGCGTTCAACACGTTCGATCGACGCGATGTAGGCGTGACGCTGCACGTGAAGCCGCAGATCACGCAGGACGGCATCCTGAAGCTCCAGCTTTATCAGGAAGATTCCAGCGTCGATACCACCACGACCAACAATCCCGGCGGCGTGACCATCAATACACGTTCCATCCAGTCGACCATTCTTGCCGATGACGGCGAGATCGTCGTGCTGGGCGGCTTGATGCAGGATCAGTACAACACGAGCAACAGCAAGATTCCGTTGCTTGGCGACATTCCATGGATTGGGCAGTTGTTCCGCAGCGAGCAGAAGACGCGGACGAAAACCAACCTGATGGTGTTCCTGCGTCCGGTGATCGTGCGCGACCAGGCTACGAGCTCGCAGATTTCGAACGATCGTTACGACAACCTGCGTCAGCAACAGTACAACTCGATCTCCGATAACCGCATTGAGAAGGATCGCGATGTTCCTGTCCTGCCGCCGGCGCCGATTGGTCCGAGTCAGGGCGGCGTGCCATCGAAGAACCTGTTCGACTGGAACAACATGACGCGATCGCCGTCGCAAGGCGGCAGCGCGACCTTGCCGCAAGCGGCGCCGCCAAAAGGCCAGCAGCAGCCGCTCGAGCAGCAATATCAGGGGCAACCGCAATACCAGGGGCAACAACAGCCGTATCAACAGCCGCCGCAGCCGCAACAGCCCGCGAACGTGAACAACTACGCTGTGCCGAACAACAATCCGGCGCCGGGCGTGCCGCTCAATGGCGACGCAGGAGCCAAGCCGTGA
- a CDS encoding HU family DNA-binding protein, with translation MNKQELIDAVAAQTGASKAQTGETLDTLLEVVKKAVSKGDAVQLIGFGSFGSGKRAARTGRNPKTGESIKIPAAKTVKFTAGKAFKDAVNKR, from the coding sequence ATGAATAAACAGGAACTGATCGACGCCGTGGCCGCTCAGACCGGCGCCAGCAAGGCTCAAACCGGCGAAACGCTGGACACGTTGCTCGAAGTGGTCAAGAAGGCTGTCTCGAAGGGCGACGCCGTGCAGTTGATTGGCTTCGGCAGCTTCGGCTCGGGCAAGCGCGCAGCGCGCACCGGCCGCAACCCGAAAACCGGCGAATCCATCAAGATTCCGGCAGCCAAGACCGTCAAGTTCACGGCTGGCAAGGCATTCAAGGACGCAGTGAACAAGCGGTAA
- a CDS encoding type II secretion system protein N translates to MNALQTRLLTLVALAVFCATLTWWIVTLTSHQSAPLPAAAAGRAPSTELAATLFGGQLKRQENQDVHLFGILSLQHGAAAIVSYGGEPAKAISLGGPLTQGVTIKEVRARSIIIDRKGALSEVFLPPNAPGPTIYVR, encoded by the coding sequence ATGAACGCCCTCCAAACCCGCCTTCTTACGCTCGTCGCGCTCGCTGTTTTTTGCGCGACGCTGACTTGGTGGATCGTCACGCTGACATCGCATCAAAGTGCGCCATTGCCGGCGGCGGCGGCAGGGCGCGCGCCATCCACTGAACTTGCGGCCACCTTGTTCGGCGGCCAGTTGAAGCGTCAGGAAAACCAGGACGTGCATCTGTTCGGGATTCTTTCGCTGCAGCACGGCGCGGCGGCTATCGTCAGTTATGGCGGCGAGCCGGCAAAGGCCATTTCGCTCGGCGGTCCGCTTACCCAGGGCGTGACGATCAAGGAAGTGCGGGCGCGCTCGATCATCATCGACAGAAAAGGCGCGCTCTCCGAAGTCTTCCTGCCGCCGAATGCGCCGGGACCGACCATTTATGTGCGCTGA
- the gspF gene encoding type II secretion system inner membrane protein GspF translates to MPAFRFEAIDQAGKSQTGVLDADSARSARSQLRTQGLTPLVVEAAGSRTRGERKQRLSLGKRLSQREQAILTRQLASLLIAGLPLGETLSVLTEQSERDYIRELMAAIRAEVLGGHSFANALAEHPRDFPEIYRALVAAGEHTGKLGLVLSRLADYIEQRNALKQKIVLAFTYPAIVTLIAFGIVTFLLSYVVPQVVNVFASTKQSLPFLTIAMMALSGFVRNYWWAMLIGVIAISWFIKQLLARPGPRMAFDRWLLTAPLLGKLVRGYNTVRFASTLAILTAAGVPILRALQAAGETLSNRAMSENVEDAIIRVREGTSLSRALGNTKTFPPVLVHLIRSGEATGDVTTMLDRASEGEARELERRTMFLTSLLEPLLILAMGGVVLVIVLAVMLPIIELNNLVQ, encoded by the coding sequence ATGCCGGCGTTTCGTTTTGAAGCTATCGATCAGGCGGGCAAGTCGCAAACAGGCGTACTCGATGCCGACAGCGCCCGCTCCGCGCGCAGCCAGTTGCGCACGCAAGGGTTGACGCCGCTTGTCGTGGAAGCGGCGGGGTCGCGTACGCGCGGTGAGCGAAAGCAGCGTCTTTCGCTGGGAAAACGTTTGTCGCAGCGCGAGCAGGCCATTCTCACGCGGCAACTCGCCAGCTTGCTGATCGCGGGATTGCCGCTCGGCGAGACGCTATCGGTCCTGACTGAGCAATCGGAGCGCGATTACATCCGCGAACTGATGGCCGCGATCCGCGCCGAAGTGCTCGGCGGCCATTCGTTTGCCAATGCGCTCGCCGAACATCCGCGCGACTTCCCGGAGATTTATCGGGCGCTCGTGGCCGCCGGCGAACATACCGGCAAGCTCGGCCTCGTGTTGTCGCGGCTCGCGGATTACATCGAACAGCGCAATGCGCTCAAGCAGAAGATCGTGCTCGCGTTCACGTATCCGGCGATCGTCACGTTGATCGCATTTGGGATCGTGACGTTCTTGCTGAGCTACGTCGTGCCGCAAGTGGTGAACGTGTTCGCAAGCACGAAGCAGTCGCTCCCGTTCTTGACCATCGCGATGATGGCGCTTTCCGGTTTCGTCCGGAATTACTGGTGGGCCATGTTGATCGGCGTGATCGCAATTAGCTGGTTCATCAAGCAGTTGCTTGCCCGGCCCGGACCACGCATGGCGTTCGATCGATGGCTCCTGACTGCGCCGCTGCTCGGCAAGCTGGTGCGCGGTTATAACACCGTGCGTTTTGCCAGCACGCTCGCCATCCTGACGGCGGCCGGCGTGCCGATCCTGCGTGCACTGCAGGCCGCCGGCGAAACGCTGAGCAATCGCGCGATGAGCGAAAACGTGGAAGACGCGATCATCCGGGTACGTGAAGGCACGTCGTTGTCGCGCGCGCTCGGCAACACGAAGACGTTTCCGCCGGTGCTGGTCCATCTGATCCGTTCCGGCGAAGCAACCGGCGATGTCACGACCATGCTCGACCGCGCGTCCGAAGGTGAAGCACGCGAACTCGAACGCCGCACGATGTTCCTGACAAGCCTGCTGGAACCGCTCCTGATCCTCGCGATGGGCGGCGTCGTACTCGTGATCGTGCTGGCGGTGATGTTGCCGATCATCGAATTGAATAATCTGGTGCAGTGA
- a CDS encoding GspH/FimT family pseudopilin, which produces MFKPQRAAKARPQAGFTLLEMLVVLVIAGLLVSLASLQLTRNPRTDLNEEAQRLALLFESAGDEAQVRARPIAWQPLDGGFRFDVRTEDGWRPLRDDLLRPRRWEGGVTGVTIQYLGSDQVTNRLVFGTEAIDTPMEVTIVSAVGRATIVGTGNGRYRVR; this is translated from the coding sequence TTGTTTAAGCCGCAGCGCGCGGCGAAGGCGCGGCCGCAAGCTGGCTTCACGTTGCTGGAAATGCTGGTGGTGCTGGTTATCGCAGGGTTGCTGGTGTCGCTTGCTTCGCTGCAGCTCACGCGCAATCCACGCACCGATCTGAACGAGGAAGCGCAGCGGCTCGCGCTGCTGTTCGAATCGGCGGGCGACGAGGCGCAAGTGCGCGCGCGGCCGATTGCATGGCAGCCGCTCGACGGCGGTTTTCGTTTCGATGTCCGGACCGAAGACGGCTGGCGTCCGTTGCGCGACGACTTGCTGCGGCCGCGCCGCTGGGAAGGCGGCGTGACCGGCGTGACGATCCAGTATCTGGGCTCGGATCAGGTAACAAACAGGCTGGTGTTCGGCACGGAAGCCATCGATACCCCCATGGAAGTGACCATCGTCTCTGCAGTCGGACGGGCGACGATCGTGGGTACGGGCAACGGCCGGTATCGGGTGCGCTGA
- a CDS encoding GTP-binding protein, whose amino-acid sequence MNQPLPVTVLAGLPGAGKTTLVSHLLSASADHGGSRIAVVSGETGGLSDEIARVAAGHGFNAIVVEASGQEDPQNIAENLVFDNDIARLDTVVTVVDAQNFQRDFASTDMLGHDDEGDRTVVETLVAQIEFCDVIVINKTDLIGAPALTELRDTLHALNPRAVLIDAQFGVVPLKDVVNTDRFDFDATSSAPGWLEMLNAEPDATPLVPENESGISGFVYRARRPFHPERLWSLLHREWTGVLRSKGFFWLATRSDIGGSLSQAGSALRHGPAGMWWAAQDRSEWPTGDAELEAEIAADWFGDADDMSIGDRRQELAMIGTALDETHWRSVFDACLLTDSEWSQGAEAWAAFGDPFPSWEMDDDDHEHDHDHDHGDDCDCGAHGHDH is encoded by the coding sequence ATGAACCAACCATTGCCAGTCACCGTGCTTGCCGGTTTGCCAGGCGCAGGCAAGACTACGCTCGTCAGCCATTTGCTCTCCGCTAGCGCCGATCACGGCGGTTCGCGCATCGCGGTGGTATCGGGCGAAACCGGTGGTCTTTCGGATGAGATCGCCCGTGTCGCAGCCGGACATGGATTCAATGCAATCGTGGTCGAAGCATCGGGCCAGGAAGATCCGCAGAACATCGCCGAAAACCTCGTCTTCGATAACGACATCGCCCGTCTCGACACCGTCGTGACCGTGGTCGACGCGCAAAACTTCCAGCGCGATTTCGCATCGACGGACATGCTCGGCCACGATGACGAAGGCGATCGCACAGTGGTGGAAACGCTCGTCGCTCAGATCGAATTCTGCGATGTGATCGTGATCAACAAGACGGACCTCATCGGTGCGCCTGCGTTGACCGAGCTGCGCGACACGCTGCACGCGCTCAACCCGCGCGCCGTGTTGATCGATGCGCAGTTCGGCGTCGTGCCGTTGAAAGACGTGGTGAATACCGACCGTTTCGACTTCGACGCAACATCGAGCGCGCCCGGCTGGCTCGAAATGTTGAACGCGGAGCCGGACGCCACGCCGCTGGTTCCCGAAAATGAGTCCGGTATCAGCGGCTTTGTGTATCGGGCGCGGCGGCCGTTTCATCCTGAACGGCTCTGGTCGCTATTGCACCGGGAATGGACCGGCGTATTGCGGTCGAAAGGCTTCTTCTGGCTCGCAACGCGCAGCGATATCGGCGGATCGCTTTCGCAAGCCGGCAGCGCGCTGCGTCATGGTCCCGCGGGCATGTGGTGGGCTGCTCAGGATCGCAGCGAATGGCCGACTGGCGACGCCGAACTCGAAGCCGAGATCGCGGCCGACTGGTTTGGCGACGCGGACGACATGAGCATTGGCGACCGGCGTCAGGAACTGGCCATGATCGGCACGGCGCTGGATGAAACGCACTGGCGCAGCGTCTTCGACGCCTGCCTGCTCACTGACTCAGAATGGTCGCAAGGCGCAGAGGCGTGGGCTGCATTCGGCGATCCGTTTCCATCGTGGGAAATGGACGATGACGATCATGAGCACGACCACGACCACGATCACGGCGATGACTGCGATTGCGGCGCGCACGGACATGACCACTGA
- the mnmC gene encoding bifunctional tRNA (5-methylaminomethyl-2-thiouridine)(34)-methyltransferase MnmD/FAD-dependent 5-carboxymethylaminomethyl-2-thiouridine(34) oxidoreductase MnmC has protein sequence MNDTARNAPLFHDRSRWAGRRKFTIFETLFDAGRRFIDTWSTWRDDPQRCERLHFVALVEMESMNALGIFTDHPALSQLLTDNWPMPVAGIHRLEFDDGRVVLTLAAGDAESVLPKLWMRADSFYLHSGASGEKLPFIAKALARISGDQATLYADSNPQLARALNDAGFTIDETSQHVTARFAPRWRVRRHEPPVALASTEHEDSRHAMVIGAGLGGCAITERLASRGWRITLIDRHESPARDASGNPAGVFHPIVWRDDSVAARLTRAGFLYALHRWSVLEQHGHDLKRSHAGLLQIADSAEDAGAIAAAITRFGLPPAYVRAVDEHDASRLAGQPVARAGWFFPRGGWISPAAVCAAQCAVAGDRLTSRFDTDVGRIEHKNGLWTAFDTTGRFIAEAPVVILANAGDAQRLAGLHGQPTRGVRGQLTLLERSPLDGLRVPIVGDGYAVPLDQHTTLTGATYDIDDTNPLVEPSGHIENLERVARMLPALNGFAPDPVSLNGRVAFRSVTSDRMPMIGSLADEPAARSDAARLSGAWPLDLPRKPGLYGAFAFGSRGLIWSALAAELIAAQLEGEPWPVERELADSVDPARFLLRALRQGEFT, from the coding sequence ATGAACGATACAGCGCGTAACGCGCCCCTTTTCCACGACCGTTCGCGCTGGGCCGGACGTCGGAAATTCACGATATTTGAGACGCTGTTCGATGCCGGCCGGCGGTTTATCGATACGTGGAGCACGTGGCGCGACGATCCGCAGCGCTGCGAGCGGTTGCATTTCGTGGCGCTTGTGGAAATGGAATCGATGAATGCGCTTGGCATTTTCACCGACCACCCGGCCCTGTCCCAGCTTCTGACCGATAACTGGCCTATGCCGGTGGCTGGTATTCATCGGCTGGAATTTGACGATGGGCGCGTCGTGCTGACCCTCGCCGCGGGCGATGCAGAAAGCGTGTTGCCGAAGTTATGGATGCGCGCAGATTCGTTCTATCTTCATAGCGGCGCGTCCGGCGAGAAGCTGCCGTTTATTGCCAAGGCGTTGGCGCGCATTTCCGGCGATCAGGCCACGCTTTATGCCGATTCCAATCCGCAACTGGCACGCGCGTTGAACGACGCGGGCTTCACAATCGATGAAACCTCCCAGCATGTGACCGCGCGCTTCGCGCCGCGCTGGCGCGTGCGGCGGCATGAACCGCCGGTCGCCCTTGCCTCGACTGAGCATGAGGACTCGCGCCACGCGATGGTGATCGGCGCCGGGCTGGGCGGCTGCGCGATCACTGAGCGGCTGGCATCGCGTGGATGGCGGATCACGCTGATCGACCGGCATGAAAGCCCCGCCCGCGATGCGTCCGGCAACCCAGCCGGTGTGTTCCACCCGATCGTCTGGCGCGACGACAGCGTTGCCGCCCGTCTCACGCGCGCTGGATTCCTCTATGCATTGCATCGATGGTCAGTGCTCGAACAACACGGCCACGACCTCAAGCGCAGCCACGCCGGCCTTTTGCAGATCGCCGATTCCGCGGAGGACGCCGGCGCCATCGCGGCTGCGATCACGCGCTTCGGATTGCCGCCTGCCTACGTCCGCGCGGTCGATGAACACGACGCCTCGCGTCTCGCCGGCCAGCCGGTAGCGCGCGCAGGATGGTTTTTCCCTCGCGGCGGCTGGATTTCGCCGGCGGCCGTGTGCGCGGCGCAATGCGCTGTCGCGGGCGACCGGCTTACATCGCGGTTCGATACGGATGTCGGACGGATCGAACACAAAAACGGCTTATGGACGGCCTTCGATACAACCGGCCGGTTTATCGCTGAAGCGCCGGTTGTGATCCTCGCGAACGCCGGTGACGCACAACGTCTGGCGGGCCTCCACGGCCAGCCGACGCGCGGCGTGCGCGGACAGCTCACGCTCCTGGAGCGCAGCCCGCTCGACGGCCTGCGCGTGCCTATCGTCGGCGATGGCTACGCCGTGCCGCTCGATCAGCACACCACGCTCACAGGTGCGACCTACGATATCGACGATACCAACCCACTTGTCGAGCCCTCGGGTCATATCGAAAATCTGGAACGCGTGGCCAGGATGCTGCCGGCGTTGAACGGGTTCGCACCGGACCCTGTCTCGTTAAATGGCCGCGTTGCATTCCGCTCGGTCACCAGCGATCGCATGCCGATGATCGGTTCTCTCGCCGATGAACCCGCCGCCCGCTCGGACGCCGCCCGTCTTTCGGGTGCGTGGCCGCTCGACCTGCCGCGCAAGCCGGGCCTGTATGGCGCGTTTGCCTTCGGGTCGCGCGGCCTGATCTGGTCCGCGCTCGCCGCCGAACTGATCGCGGCGCAACTGGAAGGCGAACCCTGGCCGGTCGAGCGTGAACTCGCCGATTCCGTCGACCCCGCACGATTCCTTCTACGCGCATTGCGACAAGGCGAATTCACTTAA
- a CDS encoding lytic transglycosylase domain-containing protein, with protein MKLVLQFLALGLSGLLVAAPAHADCFDEAAKYQKVNPLILRAIAWQESHNKPDAMNKNANGSIDYGLMQINSIHLGQLAQYGISTTTLMEPCKSVYVAAWHLRQKMNKYGNTWQAVGAYHSETPTLRDQYSKDIIAILGKWKLLTASR; from the coding sequence ATGAAACTTGTGTTGCAATTTCTTGCGCTTGGACTTTCCGGCCTGCTTGTGGCCGCGCCTGCGCACGCGGACTGCTTTGACGAAGCCGCCAAGTACCAGAAAGTGAACCCGTTGATCCTGCGGGCGATTGCATGGCAGGAGTCGCACAACAAGCCGGACGCCATGAACAAGAATGCGAATGGTTCGATTGATTACGGTCTGATGCAGATCAACTCCATTCACCTGGGCCAGCTCGCGCAATACGGCATCTCGACCACCACGCTGATGGAACCGTGCAAATCAGTGTACGTAGCGGCGTGGCATTTGCGCCAGAAGATGAACAAGTATGGCAATACCTGGCAGGCAGTTGGCGCTTACCACTCGGAAACGCCAACGTTGCGTGATCAGTATTCAAAAGACATCATCGCCATTCTCGGCAAGTGGAAACTGCTGACCGCATCGCGCTAG
- the gspG gene encoding type II secretion system major pseudopilin GspG, which produces MQMLMKRRDALQTAQGTQKKRQRGFTLIEIMVVIAILGILAALIVPKIMSRPDEARRVAAKQDIGTIMQAMKLYRLDNGRYPTQEQGLRALIEKPTNDPIPNNWKDGGYLERLPNDPWGAQYQYLNPGVHGEVDVFSYGADNKPGGEGNDADVGSWQ; this is translated from the coding sequence ATGCAAATGTTGATGAAGCGCCGCGACGCACTCCAGACGGCGCAAGGCACGCAGAAGAAACGGCAGCGCGGCTTTACGCTGATCGAAATCATGGTGGTGATCGCCATTCTCGGGATTCTCGCGGCGCTGATCGTGCCGAAGATCATGAGCCGTCCGGACGAGGCGCGGCGGGTGGCGGCGAAGCAGGATATCGGCACGATCATGCAGGCCATGAAGCTGTACAGGCTGGATAACGGCCGTTATCCCACGCAAGAGCAGGGCTTGCGCGCGCTGATCGAGAAACCGACCAACGATCCGATCCCGAACAACTGGAAGGACGGTGGTTATCTGGAACGCCTCCCGAACGACCCGTGGGGCGCGCAGTATCAATATCTGAACCCGGGCGTGCACGGCGAAGTGGATGTGTTCAGCTACGGCGCGGACAACAAGCCGGGCGGCGAAGGCAACGACGCCGATGTCGGCTCGTGGCAATGA